The nucleotide window CCCCCAGTTCCTTCAGCCAAATCGCCAGCCACGACCCCTTGAATCCGGTGTGGCCGGTGATCAAAACCCGCTTACTTTTGTATATGTTATCGAACAATGATCAATTCTCCGAAGGTTTGTACACGGAATATCTTTTCCAAAACGGGTCGAAACGGATATGGCTGTCGTGCAGGTAGTTGGGGCTGCAAATAGAGACATAATCAATCTTTTTATTTTTTTCGCGGCGGTATTTGTCCACGAAGCGGTCAATAAGCTCAAATTCGGAAAAAAATGCCGCTTTTGGGGAAAAACTGTCAATTATGCCGATGCTGT belongs to Syntrophales bacterium and includes:
- a CDS encoding Gfo/Idh/MocA family oxidoreductase produces the protein MTNSFALIDVAGDIVPRHLKAIKDTGNTLVAALDKNDSIGIIDSFSPKAAFFSEFELIDRFVDKYRREKNKKIDYVSICSPNYLHDSHIRFDPFWKRYSVYKPSEN